In Aliamphritea ceti, a single window of DNA contains:
- the pdxR gene encoding MocR-like pyridoxine biosynthesis transcription factor PdxR, with amino-acid sequence MLRPWQTQFWLEESSGQSFHAKLSNQLMKDIQTGRLTSGMMMPGSRALAKQLGVNRKTVQLVYEELESQGWLISKPRSGTFVADVLPEQALSAENQQLVHTVKAPRSSSALLDNLYQSALVAEDRPGPNDGIPDARLIPYELLSRAYRRALVQSSRGACMGYGDPRGSIELRRSIQNMLTMDRFMNVSTEQVCIVRGSQMGIYLASRILNPDKGVIVLEKFCYPPAMAAFESNGFTVVRCELDHQGIDTDALQSILEKHQVAAIYTTPHHQYPTTVSMTMERRLKLLQLSKLHRFAIIEDDYDHEFHYEGRPIPPLSSLPDSENVIHIGSMSKVFAPGLRLGYLVADEGFVDRVAQEIILIDRQGNTMTELAVADLMASGDVKKHIRKTRKLYQSRRDFAASEFKRVFGDSISFILPAGGMALWVNVTALVDVNSLDAFQHPDSSLGTVFSCEQTELTHIRFGFGALNEQEISLSVEKLFAALH; translated from the coding sequence CAGACTGGCCGATTAACTTCAGGCATGATGATGCCGGGCTCCAGGGCACTGGCAAAACAGCTGGGAGTGAACCGCAAAACGGTGCAGCTGGTATATGAAGAACTGGAGTCTCAGGGCTGGCTGATATCAAAGCCGAGAAGTGGCACTTTCGTAGCGGATGTGCTGCCGGAGCAGGCATTATCGGCAGAAAATCAGCAATTAGTGCATACAGTTAAAGCGCCCCGTTCGTCATCTGCATTACTTGATAATCTGTATCAGTCGGCGCTGGTAGCGGAGGACAGACCTGGCCCCAACGATGGCATACCAGATGCCCGTTTGATTCCATATGAACTACTGTCCCGGGCTTATCGCCGGGCACTGGTGCAATCCAGCCGTGGTGCCTGTATGGGTTATGGTGATCCCCGTGGCAGCATAGAACTACGCCGTTCAATTCAGAATATGCTGACAATGGACCGGTTTATGAATGTCTCCACCGAACAGGTCTGTATTGTTCGGGGCAGTCAGATGGGAATTTACCTGGCATCGAGAATACTCAATCCGGACAAGGGCGTTATTGTATTAGAAAAGTTTTGCTATCCGCCGGCCATGGCAGCATTTGAATCGAACGGTTTTACGGTTGTGCGCTGTGAACTGGATCATCAGGGAATAGATACTGATGCCTTGCAGTCGATTCTTGAGAAGCATCAGGTAGCGGCTATCTATACAACGCCGCATCATCAATATCCTACAACCGTCAGCATGACAATGGAGCGACGTCTCAAGCTATTGCAGCTTTCAAAACTGCACAGGTTTGCGATCATCGAAGATGATTATGACCATGAGTTTCATTATGAAGGCCGGCCAATTCCACCACTTTCAAGTTTGCCTGATTCGGAAAATGTGATTCACATTGGTTCAATGTCTAAGGTTTTTGCGCCGGGACTCAGGCTTGGCTATCTGGTGGCGGATGAGGGGTTTGTCGACCGGGTTGCCCAGGAAATAATTCTCATCGACCGGCAGGGTAATACCATGACTGAACTGGCGGTTGCTGATCTGATGGCATCCGGTGATGTTAAAAAACATATACGTAAAACACGCAAGCTATATCAGTCGCGCCGGGATTTTGCGGCCAGTGAGTTCAAAAGAGTATTTGGCGACAGCATTTCTTTTATCTTGCCTGCCGGAGGAATGGCGTTATGGGTAAATGTTACAGCGCTAGTGGATGTGAACTCGCTTGATGCTTTTCAGCATCCAGATTCGAGTTTAGGGACTGTATTCAGTTGTGAGCAAACAGAGCTGACACATATTCGGTTTGGTTTTGGCGCATTAAACGAGCAGGAGATAAGCCTTTCAGTGGAAAAGCTATTTGCAGCATTGCATTAA
- a CDS encoding YceI family protein, translating into MILKKLIGSTLLAVAMTAPLAQAEAVNYDIDMSHTFVLFDVNHLGFSNMPGRFADLEGKLTFDADDIENSNVSIVIKTDSIDTFHAKRDEHLRSPDFFNTLEFPEMTFESTGITQVNGETAKLKGDLTLLGVTQAVELDLTVNNVGEHPFNGKQVAGFTAIGNIKRSDFGMKYGAPMIGDDIALRLELEGVRN; encoded by the coding sequence ATGATTTTAAAAAAACTGATCGGCTCAACATTACTGGCCGTAGCAATGACTGCGCCACTGGCACAAGCAGAAGCGGTTAACTATGACATTGATATGTCACACACATTCGTTCTGTTTGATGTAAACCACCTGGGCTTTAGCAATATGCCCGGCCGTTTCGCCGATCTCGAAGGAAAGCTAACCTTTGATGCGGATGATATTGAAAACTCCAATGTATCTATCGTAATCAAAACTGACTCTATTGATACCTTCCATGCAAAGCGTGACGAACACCTGCGTTCTCCAGACTTCTTTAACACTCTGGAATTTCCGGAAATGACCTTCGAAAGCACCGGAATCACTCAAGTTAATGGCGAAACAGCAAAACTGAAAGGCGACCTAACCTTACTGGGTGTTACTCAGGCGGTAGAACTGGATCTGACGGTAAATAATGTTGGCGAACACCCGTTCAATGGTAAGCAAGTAGCTGGATTTACTGCTATTGGCAACATCAAGCGCAGTGATTTTGGTATGAAGTACGGTGCTCCAATGATTGGCGACGACATTGCGCTGCGTCTGGAACTTGAAGGCGTTCGTAACTGA